From Hymenobacter sediminicola:
CCAACGAAACAACCCCGCTCGAAAAAACCGGCTGGCCCGGTGCATCCACCACTTTATCGGCGCGTACGGATGCCTGCACCTCGTAGCGGCCGGCATACACGTAGCTAAAGCTCGCCGACGGACTGTGCGACGGGTTGGTATACAGGCGGGTGCTGGCTTCACTACCTCCTACGGCCGAAGAGCTTTGGTCGGAAAATTCCTGCCGCATGGCGCGGTTAGTGGACTGTTTGTACTGTTGGTGCAGGTAGCCAAGGCTGGCTCCGAAGGCGTGGCGTTCCTGCAGGGTGCGCTGGTAGCGTATCTCGGCTCCAGCTACCTGGCTGGTTAGGTCTACGGCCGCCGTTTCCTGCCGCTGATAGCGCGAAGTGCCAAACGATGTAGCTGTGGTGTAGTCGGTGCGGTACTCGTCGTCGGTGGCGTTGCGCTCCAGGCCCACAAATGCGCGCAGCGTGAGAGCAGGCGTGACTTGATAGCGAGCCTGCAGTTGCGCCAGTAGCCGACGCGTACGGGGCGTGTGGCCCTCCTCCAGCAGGCGGCCCGGCAGCCCCGATTCGAAGATGGGCACAGGCGTAGCCCAGCGGCCGGGCACGGCGGGCGGGGCCAGCAGAAACTGCCGCAGTAGCGGCCCCGCGTCCGGCTCGTAGCCCGGCTGGCGCTGGTCGAGCTGGCTGCCGGCCAGGTTTAGAGACACTGTAAGCTGCGAATTCAACTGCTTCTCCAGGTTGGTGCGCAAGCTGTAGCGGCTCAGGCGCGAGTTGTGTACCACGCCGGTCTGGCGCAGATAGTCGGCGGCCACATAGTAACGGGTGTTGTTTGTCGTCAGACCATCCAGACTCAGGTTGTGGCTCTGCATGCCTGCCACCCGGAATACTTCATCCTGCCGGTCTGCTTCCCCCAGCGTGGCCAGGTCAGCGGCAGAGTACGGGGCCGGCTGATTGTTGTTGGTGGCGGCCACGTTTACCAAGTCGGCGTACTGGCGGGCATTCAGCAGCTCGTAGCGCTGGCGCACATGCTGCACTCCGGCCCAGCCGGCGTAGCGCACCCGTGGCTTCCGAGCCGCTTGTTCACCGTCGACCCCGCGCTGGGTACTGATGCGGATAACTCCGTTGGTACCCTGGGCTCCGTATTGTGCGGTGGCTGCAGCACCTTTCACCACTTCTATCTGCGCAATGTCTTCCACCGGCATAGCCAGCAACGGATTGCTGACCGGCGAAAAAGGCGTGGTAGGTCCCGGGATGGCAGTATTAGGTAGATCCGAAGGGTAGTTCGGTCCTGTCCAGCGCTCCGGTGTGGCATCCAGATTATACACCGGTATTCCATCTACCACATACAGCGGCTGGCTGCTACCTGTGGCATTGGCTACTCCCCGGATCCGCACCGTGCTCCACGCCCCAGGCGCCCCCGAATACGGCGTCACCTGTACGCCGGCCACCCGGCTCAGAGCAGGCTGCAGCGTGGTGAGGGCTGGCAGAGTGAAGGGGGTTATGGGTATGCCAGGTGCAGTACAATGAAGCGTAGTAAGAAGGCTGTCTGGAGCAGACAAGCTGATATTATCTAGCAAAGGATACTGATTGTCAATAGAAATTGATTTTTGCGCCTGCACGGTAGAACTAGCAGTCAGCAAAAAGATACCAGTAGGAAGAAGTCGGAGCATAGAAAGATATAGGGAAAGAAGGGCCTTCGAAGATAGATGTCGACGGGTAACTCAATTCACAAAAGCAGATAGATAAATTTCCATCCAACCCAAACCCGTACTTTTGGCCCCGATATTCTCCCACCCGCTTCTGCCCCATGAACTTCGACCGAAAGGACTACTCCAACGACACCCTACTTCACCTCTACCAAGCGCTGCTAAAGCCCCGCATGATTGAGGAAAAAATGCTGATTTTGCTACGCCAAGGCAAAGTGAGCAAGTGGTTTTCGGGAATAGGGCAGGAGGCCATTTCGGTGGGCAGCACGCTGGCCCTGGAGCCCGACGAGTACATTCTGCCGCTGCACCGCAACCTAGGCGTATTCACGGGCCGCGACATTCCGCTGGACCGGCTGTTTGCGCAGTGGCAAGGCAAAACCACCGGCTACACCAAGGGCCGCGACCGGAGCTTTCACTTCGGCACTAACGAGCACCACATCGTGGGTATGATTTCGCACCTGGGGCCGCAGCTGGCGGTAGCCGGAGGCATTGCCCTGGCTGATAAGCTCGAAGACCGCCCCAAAGTAACCGTGACCTACAGTGGCGACGGCGGCGCCTCCGAAGGCGACTTCCACGAGGCCCTGAACGTAGCGGCCGTGTGGCAGCTGCCGGTCATCTTCATCATCGAAAACAATGGCTACGGCCTGAGCACGCCCAGCCGGGAGCAGTTCCGCTTCAACTATTTCATCGACAAAGGTCCTGCCTACGGCATGGACGCCGTGCAGGTAGACGGCAACAACGTGCTGGAAGTCTACGATACCGTGCGCCGCCTTGCCGAAGACTTGCGCCAAAACCCGCGCCCCGTGCTGCTGGAGGCTCTCACGTTCCGAATGCGCGGCCACGAGGAAGCTAGCGGCACCAAGTACGTGCCCCAAGAGCTGTTTGAGGAGTGGGCCCAGAAAGACCCGGTGGAGAACTACGAAAAGTGGCTGCTACAGGAAGGTATTCTGGACGAGGAAGCCCGCATGCGCTACCGCGAAACCATTAAGCGCGAGATAGAAGAAGGCCTGAAAGTGGCCGACGCCGTGCCCATGCCCACCGCAAGCCTCGAAGAGGAAATTGGGGACATGTACCGCAGCTTCCAGCCCGATGCAGCCCTGAATCTAACCACCGGCAACCAACAGCCGACCACCGATAAGCGCTATGTAGACGCCATTTCGGACGGGCTGCGCCAGAGCATGGAGCGCCACCCCGACTTGGTGCTGATGGGCCAGGACATTGCCGATTACGGCGGAGTATTCAAGATTACGGATGGCTTTGTGGGGCAGTTTGGCAAGGGCCGGGTACGCAACACGCCTTTGTGCGAGTCGGCCATTGTGGGCGCGGCGCTGGGCCTGAGCATCAAGGGCAAGAAGGCTATGGTGGAAATGCAGTTCGCCGATTTCGTGAGCTGCGGCTTCAACCAAATTGTGAATAACCTCGCCAAAAGCCACTACCGCTGGGGCCAGAACGCCGACGTAGTGGTGCGCATGCCTACCGGTGCGGGCACGGCCGCTGGTCCGTTTCATAGCCAAAGCAATGAGGCCTGGTTTACGCACACGCCCGGTCTGAAAGTAGTGTACCCTAGCAACCCCGTAGACGCCAAGGGCCTGCTCTGCGCCGCTTTCGAGGACCCCAACCCAGTCATGTACTTTGAGCACAAGCTGCTGTACCGCAGCATTTCGGCGCCAGTGCCGGACGCCTACTACACCACGCCCATCGGGAAGGCCGCGCTGGTGCGCGAGGGCGAAACGCTCAGCATCATCACCTACGGCGCGGGTGTGCACTGGGCGCTTGCGCTGGCTGAGGAGCTGAACCTGGACGCCGATATCCTCGACCTGCGCACCCTACTGCCCTGGGATGAGGAGGCCGTGCGCAAAACCGTGGAGAAAAATGGCCGTGTGCTGCTGCTCCACGAAGATACCCTCACGGGCGGCTTGGGCGGCGAAATCGGGGCCTGGATTGCCGAACACTGCTTCCAGCACCTCGATGCGCCGCTGGTGCGCGTGGCCTCACTCGATACGGCCATTCCATTTTCCCCCAGCCTCGAAAAGCAGTTTCTGCCCCAGCACCGCCTGCGGCTGGCCGTGGAAAAGCTGCTGAACTACTAAACGCCGGAGCAGGACGGCTTTCATTCCAAAAAGGCCACCCTATTGCGCGAAGCTGAAGCAACTGTATGGTTGTTCGGCTGAATCTTAAGAGAATAAAGCGCTTAAAACGGCGCTCCGCTGAACATGGCGGCTAAGTACCTTACCACTACTATGAAGCGAATCGGAATCTTATGGCTGCTTGCACTGACGCTGCTGGCTGCCTGCCAAAGCCACCGCTACGCGTTGCCTAGCCCCAAAGGTCCGCCCCAGCCCAAGGTAAAAAAGGCAGCCAAGGGAGCCGACGATGCCAATGCTGACGGCACCAGCACCAGCGCCGAGCCGGTGGAAGTGAAAATTCAAAAGAACAGTTATACCAAAGATGGGTTGCTGAAAAAGCCCAAATACGAGCGCCGCAAGCTGAAAAAGAAAGTTGGCC
This genomic window contains:
- a CDS encoding TonB-dependent receptor plug domain-containing protein translates to MLRLLPTGIFLLTASSTVQAQKSISIDNQYPLLDNISLSAPDSLLTTLHCTAPGIPITPFTLPALTTLQPALSRVAGVQVTPYSGAPGAWSTVRIRGVANATGSSQPLYVVDGIPVYNLDATPERWTGPNYPSDLPNTAIPGPTTPFSPVSNPLLAMPVEDIAQIEVVKGAAATAQYGAQGTNGVIRISTQRGVDGEQAARKPRVRYAGWAGVQHVRQRYELLNARQYADLVNVAATNNNQPAPYSAADLATLGEADRQDEVFRVAGMQSHNLSLDGLTTNNTRYYVAADYLRQTGVVHNSRLSRYSLRTNLEKQLNSQLTVSLNLAGSQLDQRQPGYEPDAGPLLRQFLLAPPAVPGRWATPVPIFESGLPGRLLEEGHTPRTRRLLAQLQARYQVTPALTLRAFVGLERNATDDEYRTDYTTATSFGTSRYQRQETAAVDLTSQVAGAEIRYQRTLQERHAFGASLGYLHQQYKQSTNRAMRQEFSDQSSSAVGGSEASTRLYTNPSHSPSASFSYVYAGRYEVQASVRADKVVDAPGQPVFSSGVVSLASPEEAYHLFPGGEVRWHAGKEAFLRDVSALKSLSLRAGAGRTSSYFTPDRTTHFDAGLHLGEASSRFSLDATVYERRTTRAQSGVLVPVPTSSGFSYQNVFPELDLRNRGLELTLNSNWQVGQVQALSTLAAATNRNLITRMPASTVTSGRYYQGLEEGQPLGRFLVYEQDGTYPASSPQAGQVRLRDTNSDGRLNADDARYQGSGLPRYTLNLYQQVRLKRWQLEAQFDGLFGYQLLNSTLVFLDAPTGTINNSVRALNYWTPANQNTSVPRPGAEVFGSVYQLTDQNLESGNHVRLSQLSLSYEVLNKDQRRASVWVGGQNLLVTGSYRGYDPNVSSGGASPLLAGRDASVYPVARVWQVGVRGSF
- a CDS encoding alpha-ketoacid dehydrogenase subunit alpha/beta; amino-acid sequence: MNFDRKDYSNDTLLHLYQALLKPRMIEEKMLILLRQGKVSKWFSGIGQEAISVGSTLALEPDEYILPLHRNLGVFTGRDIPLDRLFAQWQGKTTGYTKGRDRSFHFGTNEHHIVGMISHLGPQLAVAGGIALADKLEDRPKVTVTYSGDGGASEGDFHEALNVAAVWQLPVIFIIENNGYGLSTPSREQFRFNYFIDKGPAYGMDAVQVDGNNVLEVYDTVRRLAEDLRQNPRPVLLEALTFRMRGHEEASGTKYVPQELFEEWAQKDPVENYEKWLLQEGILDEEARMRYRETIKREIEEGLKVADAVPMPTASLEEEIGDMYRSFQPDAALNLTTGNQQPTTDKRYVDAISDGLRQSMERHPDLVLMGQDIADYGGVFKITDGFVGQFGKGRVRNTPLCESAIVGAALGLSIKGKKAMVEMQFADFVSCGFNQIVNNLAKSHYRWGQNADVVVRMPTGAGTAAGPFHSQSNEAWFTHTPGLKVVYPSNPVDAKGLLCAAFEDPNPVMYFEHKLLYRSISAPVPDAYYTTPIGKAALVREGETLSIITYGAGVHWALALAEELNLDADILDLRTLLPWDEEAVRKTVEKNGRVLLLHEDTLTGGLGGEIGAWIAEHCFQHLDAPLVRVASLDTAIPFSPSLEKQFLPQHRLRLAVEKLLNY